The genomic segment GAGCGCCTCGCCACCGCGACTGAACGCCCCACCGAGGACGGCAATAAAGGGGGCGGCAACCAACACCAGCCCGTACAGCAGGACGATCCCAACAAGGACTGCCCCAACGAGGTTTTGGGGACGCTTTGCCCGCTCAGTGGTGTTCACGGTGCGTCCTCCGAATGATGCGATCCGCCGCAAGGGTGAGGGCAAAGGCGAGTAACAACAGTAAGCAAGAAATGCTGCTTGCCGCCGCCATGTTGCCATTTTCTACTTGGGTATAGACGTAGACCGTTGCCGTTTGGGTGCGCATGGGGATGTTGCCGGAAATAATGACCGCCGAGCCGAATTCGCCCAATGCCCGCGCAAAACTCAGCAGCGCTCCGGTTAGCACAGCGGGAAGGATCGCGGGGAAAATGACCCGTCGGAACGTCCGCCAGGGGGATGCGCCGAGGGTGAGCGCCGCCTCTTGCTGGCTTGCCTCAAGGGACATGAGGACAGGTTGTACGGCGCGAACGACGAACGGATAGCCAATAAAGAGCAGGGCAAGGATAATCCCGGGCGAGGCAAAGATGATCTTGACGCCCAATTCCTTCTCAAAAAATTTGCCGATCACCGTTTGCGGACCGTAAAGCAAGATGAGCATGACGCCGGTGACAAGAGCGGGGACGGAAAAGGGAATATCGATCAGGATATTGAGCAGCCCCTTGCCTGGGAAGTGATAGTGAACGAGGACGTAGGCGGTGAGCGTCCCCATGATTGCGTTGATCACCGCCATGACTGCCGCTGTCCAGATGGAAAGCCACATGGCGTTGATTGCCGCTGGACGACTGATGCTGAGCCAGAAGGCATCCCACCCCCCGCGCAAGCCCTGGACACTGACGACGATCACCGGAACAAGGGCGAACAGCATAAGGTAGCTGAGAGCGGCAGCCCGTAACCCCCAAACACCCCAACGGGGGGTGAATGTGGGGCGGAGTGAAAGAGGGAAGGACGGTGTAGTCGTTGTCATTGACATTTGGTGTGTTGGTTCGTATTGAATCCGTTTTTCGTAAGGGTGACCCCCGAAACCCCTTCCCCTCTGCGCATGTGGAGAGGGGAGATAGGTAGTCCAGCGCTAAAGCACCGGGCTGAGATCAGGGAGGACAAAGACGCTGCTTTTAGCTCCGGTTTTGGTGCAGGGATTTAGATTGTGTTGACATCGTAATCCCAGTGATCCCGCCGCTAAAGCAGCAGACTAAAAGCAACCACCCCTTCGGGGCTTGGAAACCCTAACCTCCACCCCGCAAACACAGAGAGAATCTCTCCCCCTTTCTCCGCGTGCGGGGAAAGGGGGCGGGGGGATAGGGGTTCTAAACCAAAAACGTCAACAGAACCTAGTTCCCCGTCTTTTCAGCGATCAGCTTGGTCACTGCCCCTTCATCGCCAAAGTAGATGTTCAGCGCCTCTGCCCACCCGCCGAATTCCTCAATGGTGAACACATCCTCCACTGGGGCGAATAACGCCTCAAATTCTTCCTTCGTCAGGGCATCTTCGACCACCGGACGGAAGTAGTATTTGGCGAAAATGCGCTGCGCTTCGGGCGTGTAGAGGAATTTCACAAAGGCTTCTGCCTCTTTGCGAACGCTGTGCTTATCGGCATAGCCATCGACAACGGCAATCGGACTCTGAAGTAAGATGGTGGAAGTTGGGTAAACAGCCTCAACCTCTGCCCCCGCTGCGATCCCGCTGAGCAGTTCGCTTTCCTGGGTAATCACTACATCACCGATGCCGTTTTCAAAGTTCAGGACGTTTTCGCGCCCATCTTTTGCCAGTGTCACGACGTTCTTGAGCAGGTCGCCATAGAACAGCAAGCCCCCTTCGGCGGTCTTTTCATAGCCTGAGACAAAGCCGCGCTTTGCCGCACCGATAGCGCCCAAGGCATTCCATCGCGCTCCACCGCTGGTTACCGGGTTGGGGCTGAGCGATTCGATCCCCGGTTTGACAACATCTGCCCAATCCTTGATGTCTTTCGGATTATCGGCACGGACGCCTAAGACAACGAGGGAGGTCGTCACAATCCCCTTATATTCATTGTCCTGCCAATCGTAGGTGATCAGCCCCGCCTTGATGAGCGTGTTGATCTCGGTTTCTTGCTGGAGAGCGACCACATCCGCTTCCAAGCCACCCGCGACAGCACGTGTGAGCGCACCAGAGGCTTGATAGGTTTCTTCAAAGGAGACACGGGTACCGGTCTCCTTTTCGTAGCGTTCTTGGAAAAGGGCGATGATCTCGCCATAGGCTGAGCCAGCGACGGAAAACGCGCCAAAGGTCAGTGTCACATTGCCTTCGGCAGAATGTGCCGGATTCACATCCCCAAAGATGCCAAAAATCCCCAAGGCAAAGGTGGCAATGATCAGAAAGGGAAGGTATTTACGGAGAACCGATAGCATGGATACTCCATGAACGTTCGTTTTTGGGTTGTTTCACAAGAATGCTGTTTAGGGCATCCACACAGAGTATTAGCAAGAAAAAGCCCCGAATACGTCGTTCAGGGCTGATGATTCAGGGTCATTTTGACGCTGGAGATCAGCAACACAGACACGCACACAGACCACACCCACAACAAGCGGCGCTACAACAGCCACAAGACGGCTGACAGCGACAAAGTGTGTGAACTGGAACGCGGTGCATACAGAACATCTCCGATTTATTTGGATAGTTTCTGTGCCTTTCAACGACACAAGGACAAGGATAGCACAGTTTTTTTCAAATTACAAGAGTTTTGTGATTGATTTAGTAGGAATTAGCAAAAATGAGGGATTCAATGGGGGTACTGGCATAGGGTCCGAGGGAGGGTAGAAGGGAGTGGGGCAGCACAAGCAGCCCACCCCGTATGGAGGTAGGCTGTTTGTCGTTTCTAGGAGAACCCCTATCCCCCCCGCCCCCTTTCCCTGTGTACGGGGAAAGGGGGCGGGGGAGCAGCAGAAAGAGTCGGCGATAACTGTACTTATCGGAAATTTGCTGCAACCACACCCACCTTGTTTTGGCGCATATACCCACGCCCCGACGCTAAAGCACCGGGCTGAAAGCGCCACCTTCGGGGCTTGAAAGACGCATACAGGATGCGGTATAGTAGTTTCCCAAGCCCGGCGGGGGTGGAGTCAGCCCTAGTTCGCTGTTTGAGTGGCGAGGGCTATATCTCTGCGGCAGCCCTCCCATTCCGAATCCGTATCAATTTTTGCCAAACGATTCACAGCCTGCTAAACTTTACACTCCCTCAGCCGCACGCATGAGGGGTTTGCACCGTGTTCAAGTGGGGATACATGACACCCCCCAAACAGGCATCCCAATCAACAGCCACAGCCCGTCTGCTTTTGATCGTCCTCGTTGTCCTTATGGCGGCGGCGTTCATTCTGAGCGGGATACGGCGGGCATCTGTGGAGTATGCGCCAACGGCGGGCGTTGAGGTCGCTCCGTTTGTCTTTCCCGATGTGGAGACGACGACGATCACCAAAATCATGCTGATCGCAGCCGATCAGAAACGATCCTTAACCCTGATAAAACGCCCCGGCGATTGGCGCGGGATCGATGAAAGTGGGGTAATTCTCCCCGTCGATTTAACCCAAATGCCCGAAGTGCTGCATGTTTTAGCAAATATGCGTTATAATCGGGCTATGACGATTTCTGAACGTTCGGCATTGGAGACCTTCGGGTTGGCAGACGGCGCTTACGTCACCGTACAGTTTGAGGCACTGAATACGCCTTACGTGCTACGAATTGGCACAAAAAATCCCGATCAGAGCCTTGCCTATGCATGGCGCGGTGTTGAATCGGAGATAGTCCTTGTTCCCTCGGCACAAGCGGACACCCTCTTGCGCCTGCTTGAAAACAAGGCAGCAAACCCAGAGGCAACTCCCTAAGGGGCGGCAATCCACACCACGCAAGGTATGCCTGTGTGCTGACGCCCCACCCCTTCGGTGGGGTGTTTTTTTCGGTGCTACGTATCAAAGCGTCACCATATTGAGCCAGTTGTAACGTCCGAGCGAGACTACAGACACAACAGACACACAAGAGAGACAAAGGGTCAGCGTAGAATGTTGATGGCGACGGATAAGGTGCTCCAGCGGCAAATCACACAGCAATTGATCGGCAAGGGGGAGGCGCAAGGCTTCATCCTCTATGAGGATATTCTGGCGCTCATCCCCAACGCCGAGCAAAACCTCGAACTTGTTGAGGAGGTCATGGATAGCCTTGCTCAGGCGGGAGTGACCGTCTCTACTGAACCGCCCCACGCCGACCCTCTCACCATTGAGAGTGCCGATCCCGATCTCCCCGACATGCTGGACATGCCCGGTGATGACGATTTGGAAGGCATGGCGGAACTGGAGGCAATCGGACTTGATCTGATCGAAGACCTCGGCTACCAACAGGCGATTGAAACCGATGATGTCGTCGGGCTTTATCTGAAAGAAGCGGGGCGCGTCCCCTTGCTCACTGGTGAGGAAGAAGTTCGCCTTGCCAAGCGGATGGAGATGGGGCGCTTTGCCCTCGAAAAACTTCAAGACGAAGGCGATTACCTGCCCCTTGAAGAACGGATGGATTTGAACGATGTCGTTGAGGACGGCAACCGCGCTCAGGAACATCTGATTCAGGCGAATTCCCGCCTTGTGATCAGCGTGGCAAAAAAGTACACCGGACGCGGCGTCCCCTTCTTAGACTTGATCCAAGAGGGCAACATCGGCTTGATCCGCGCCGCCCGGAAGTTTGAATACCAGCGCGGACACAAGTTCAGCACCTATGCCACGTGGTGGATTCGGCAAGCGGTTAGCCGCGCTGTTGCCGATCAGGGGCGGACGATCCGCGTACCCGTCCATATGGGTGACCAGATTAACCGCTTGCGGCGCATCTCCCTACGCCTGACGCAAGAGCTAGGGCGCGAACCGGTCATGGACGAACTGGCGAAGGCGATGAACACTACGCCGGACAAGATCAACACCCTGCTGGAGATTTCTCGCCGTCCGGTGAGCCTTGAAGCGCCCACCGATGAGGATGAGGAAACGGAGATCGGTGATTTTGTTGAGGATACACGCAGCATGTCGCCCTCGGAGGAAACGGAAGGGGAAATGTTGAAACATCACCTCTCGGTGGCGCTTTCCCGCCTGCCAGACCGCGAGGCGCACATCTTGAAACTGCGCTATGGTTTGGAAGATGGCGAGGCGCACACCCTAGAGGAAGTGGGCAAGGCAATCGGCGTCACGCGGGAGCGTGTCCGCCAGTTGGAGGCGCAAGCGATCAACCGTCTGCGTCGTTCGTCCTCCCACCAAATTCTGCGGGATTTCTTGGAAGGGCGCGTTTAAAAACCGCCCCCCCTCTGACCGCACCACTGTAGGGACGCCCCCTGGGGCGTCCGTCCTACCTCACAATCGAATCGCCGCTTATTGCACCCGCAGCAGCACAGGCGCGTCCCGCCATAACCCCTCAAGGTCATAATAACTGCGGGCTTGGGGGGCAAACATATGGACGATCACATCGCCATAATCCATCAGTACCCACCCATCCTCGCCCTTGCCTTCCACCCCTGCCGGAAGAATTTGCGACTCTTTTTTGATTTCCTCGCGGATTTTTTCGACAATCGCGTTCAACTGCCGGTCACTGTTCGCTGTCCCAATGACGAAGTAATCGCACATGACCGTCAACCCGCGCAAATCCATCAGGACGATAGCCTCGCCCTTCACATCTCCAATCAAATCAACGACGCGCCGCGCCAAATCTACGGATTCCGTAAGCGCCTCCCAACCACATCCTACGTGAACTAGAACCGCCATTCTATCATGAGGCGGCGGGAGCGTCTAGCGCGGCGCTGAACGGCGACCCGTTCGCCACGCCCGCAGCGTGCCAACGATCCCACGCGGAAACACGATCACCGCCGCAATAAAAACCGCCCCCAACAGCAGCCCCCAAATCGCTTTGATCTCAATGTGCAGAACCTCTGCCCCAAGGGGAATGGAGATCACCGCATCGCGCAGGAGAATCTCCAA from the Anaerolineales bacterium genome contains:
- a CDS encoding sigma-70 family RNA polymerase sigma factor is translated as MATDKVLQRQITQQLIGKGEAQGFILYEDILALIPNAEQNLELVEEVMDSLAQAGVTVSTEPPHADPLTIESADPDLPDMLDMPGDDDLEGMAELEAIGLDLIEDLGYQQAIETDDVVGLYLKEAGRVPLLTGEEEVRLAKRMEMGRFALEKLQDEGDYLPLEERMDLNDVVEDGNRAQEHLIQANSRLVISVAKKYTGRGVPFLDLIQEGNIGLIRAARKFEYQRGHKFSTYATWWIRQAVSRAVADQGRTIRVPVHMGDQINRLRRISLRLTQELGREPVMDELAKAMNTTPDKINTLLEISRRPVSLEAPTDEDEETEIGDFVEDTRSMSPSEETEGEMLKHHLSVALSRLPDREAHILKLRYGLEDGEAHTLEEVGKAIGVTRERVRQLEAQAINRLRRSSSHQILRDFLEGRV
- the rsfS gene encoding ribosome silencing factor; protein product: MAVLVHVGCGWEALTESVDLARRVVDLIGDVKGEAIVLMDLRGLTVMCDYFVIGTANSDRQLNAIVEKIREEIKKESQILPAGVEGKGEDGWVLMDYGDVIVHMFAPQARSYYDLEGLWRDAPVLLRVQ
- the cysT gene encoding sulfate ABC transporter permease subunit CysT produces the protein MTTTTPSFPLSLRPTFTPRWGVWGLRAAALSYLMLFALVPVIVVSVQGLRGGWDAFWLSISRPAAINAMWLSIWTAAVMAVINAIMGTLTAYVLVHYHFPGKGLLNILIDIPFSVPALVTGVMLILLYGPQTVIGKFFEKELGVKIIFASPGIILALLFIGYPFVVRAVQPVLMSLEASQQEAALTLGASPWRTFRRVIFPAILPAVLTGALLSFARALGEFGSAVIISGNIPMRTQTATVYVYTQVENGNMAAASSISCLLLLLAFALTLAADRIIRRTHREHH
- a CDS encoding sulfate ABC transporter substrate-binding protein codes for the protein MLSVLRKYLPFLIIATFALGIFGIFGDVNPAHSAEGNVTLTFGAFSVAGSAYGEIIALFQERYEKETGTRVSFEETYQASGALTRAVAGGLEADVVALQQETEINTLIKAGLITYDWQDNEYKGIVTTSLVVLGVRADNPKDIKDWADVVKPGIESLSPNPVTSGGARWNALGAIGAAKRGFVSGYEKTAEGGLLFYGDLLKNVVTLAKDGRENVLNFENGIGDVVITQESELLSGIAAGAEVEAVYPTSTILLQSPIAVVDGYADKHSVRKEAEAFVKFLYTPEAQRIFAKYYFRPVVEDALTKEEFEALFAPVEDVFTIEEFGGWAEALNIYFGDEGAVTKLIAEKTGN